A DNA window from Paralichthys olivaceus isolate ysfri-2021 chromosome 11, ASM2471397v2, whole genome shotgun sequence contains the following coding sequences:
- the tp53i13 gene encoding uncharacterized protein tp53i13 → MRGRATSPPLTVTVLAALWVSVGRCDASGSPGPGCDNGKLSLDRDMPAASLHWDCPVSTWTKSIQRRPSIDTVYDPEPARLMCMNKPISYTHTIPNSGAYRPVRAESGEYLYCPPHRWLNNLHHGAAVLLYHPCAPLHVRHFLSVLASSCLSEYIITPHPRLNQHMPIALVSWGRTLELAAVTSSDVCDWLETLTTTRNDLSSVTHIRKYDLLLAWPAKLQQLHYTHPEERSTKMKDSVRQCCEKTISSLLNEAVEAELESSRRNESLTKMEKEGKGRKIRAAIRETQPASETGDVQNNNTTLVASEDSPPGNRTVSDPPGPSEALPQSNIQNLNQSLTAGQMTPSGSNMSEVTSDSLELKTSDSQKTIQTETLQLTSKHTEATNTKPSQTEILSDVVNSEDKLTARPEALDLSPRDEGEDSAEHSGKENDSKEKNYIAADGKLRDNEVVEVKERELEHKQTHNTPHSHHKSENNGLDSVSKSDPPQSKQAAVNLPNSHDCDSCKAGEHCDCTKASAADFQATIMSKGLPRTPRTDEAVWAAAALGFLLVLLTLSVLHSRLYRHWRTTPSLYWHDPRQDYDSVADVIQRRLRIAKRRRKRGRRKECVLLPSSSSSDELA, encoded by the exons ATGCGGGGCCGAGCGACGTCCCCGCCGCTGACAGTGACGGTCCTGGCCGCGCTGTGGGTCAGTGTGGGTCGGTGCGATGCCTCCGGGTCCCCGGGGCCAGGGTGCGACAATGGAAAg ctctCATTGGACAGGGACATGCCTGCAGCCTCTCTCCATTGGGACTGTCCAGTGTCCACCTGGACGAAGTCTATTCAG AGACGTCCCAGTATTGACACAGTGTATGATCCTGAG CCAGCCAGGCTGATGTGTATGAACAAGCCCATCTCCTACACTCACACCATTCCAAACAG TGGAGCGTACAGACCAGTCAGGGCAGAGAGTGGAGAGTACCTGTACTGTCCTCCTCACAGGTGGCTCAACAACTTGCAT CATGGAGCTGCTGTTCTGCTCTACCACCCCTGTGCTCCCCTCCACGTGCGTCACTTTCTTTCCGTCCTGGCCAGCTCTTGTTTGTCAGAATACATCATTACACCACATCCACGCCTCAATCAACACATG CCGATAGCTTTGGTGTCCTGGGGTCGCACTTTGGAGCTGGCTGCTGTGACCTCTTCAGACGTCTGCGATTGGCTGGAGACCCTGACAACCACAAGAAATGACTTGAGCAGTGTGACCCACATCAGAAAATATGACCTGCTGCTAGCCTGGCCggcaaagctgcagcagctgcattaTACACATCCAGAGGAACGTTCAACAAAAATGAAG GACTCTGTGAGACAGTGCTGTGAGAAGACCATCTCTTCTCTGCTAAATGAAGCAGTGGAGGCAGAGCTGGAATCCAGCAGGAGGAACGAAAGCTTGACAAAAATGGAAAAGGAAGggaaaggcagaaaaataagagCTGCCATCAGAGAAACACAGCCGGCCAGTGAGACGGGAGACGTCCAGAACAACAACACCACACTAGTAGCATCTGAGGATTCTCCTCCAGGGAACAGAACTGTCTCAGATCCTCCTGGTCCAAGTGAAGCTCTTCCTCAATCTAACATCCAAAATCTGAATCAGAGCCTTACAGCCGGGCAGATGACTCCTTCGGGGTCAAATATGTCTGAGGTTACAAGTGATTCTTTAGAATTAAAGACTTCTGATTCTCAGAAAACGatacagacagaaacactgcagctcaCATCTAAACACACTGaagccacaaacacaaaaccctCTCAAACAGAGATTCTTTCAGATGTTGTGAATAGTGAAGACAAGCTCACTGCGAGGCCTGAGGCACTGGACCTCAGTCCCAGAGATGAAGGTGAAGACTCTGCTGAACACAGCGGGAAAGAGAATGACTCTAAAGAGAAAAATTATATCGCAGCAGACGGGAAGTTGAGGGACAATGAAGTAGTGGAAGTAAAAGAAAGGGAACTGGAGcataagcaaacacacaacactccACACTCTCAccacaaaagtgaaaacaacGGCTTAGATTCTGTTTCCAAATCCGATCCACCCCAATCCAAGCAGGCAGCCGTTAACCTGCCGAACAGCCACGACTGTGACAGCTGCAAGGCGGGCGAACACTGCGACTGCACTAAGGCCTCGGCAGCTGACTTCCAAGCCACCATCATGAGCAAGGGGTTGCCGAGGACCCCTAGGACGGACGAGGCCGTGTGGGCCGCAGCAGCACTGGGCTTCCTGTTGGTTCTCCTGACGCTGTCCGTGCTTCACAGTCGCCTGTACCGCCACTGGAGGACCACGCCTAGTCTGTACTGGCATGATCCCCGGCAGGACTATGACAGCGTGGCGG ACGTGATCCAAAGGAGGTTGAGGATTGCTAAGAGGAGGCGGAAAAGGGGCAGAAGAAAGGAGTGCGTTCTCCTGCcgagctcctccagctcagaTGAACTTGCGTAG